The following proteins are encoded in a genomic region of Sphingopyxis sp. YF1:
- a CDS encoding I78 family peptidase inhibitor, producing the protein MDIRILALAAALPLAACASSETPVESTPPPSAEMSCKVDAAQSFVGQTASPELGASALKASGARTLRWGPPRSAMTMDYRQDRLNIMYDDAYKVTQVSCG; encoded by the coding sequence ATGGATATTCGCATCTTGGCACTTGCCGCCGCCTTGCCGCTTGCTGCCTGCGCGAGCAGCGAAACCCCTGTCGAATCGACCCCGCCGCCGTCGGCGGAGATGAGCTGCAAGGTCGACGCCGCGCAGTCGTTCGTCGGCCAGACCGCGAGCCCCGAACTCGGCGCGAGCGCGCTCAAGGCCAGCGGCGCGCGCACCTTGCGCTGGGGCCCGCCGCGTTCGGCGATGACGATGGATTATCGGCAGGACCGGCTGAACATCATGTACGACGACGCCTACAAGGTCACGCAGGTCAGCTGTGGCTGA